A region of the Chitinispirillales bacterium genome:
AGTTGGGAGTTAGAAATAATACGACGGCTGGATTGCTTCACTCGCAATGACGGGAACAACTATTGACGACAATATCCACAAGTTTTTGTTTTTAAGCTAACGAATTGATTTTGATATTAGAGAAAATATTATTTTCTTTCTGTAAATAAATTAAGGAGTAAAACATGGCTTGGAAAAACAAAGGCGTATGGGAAAAAGACGACGTAGTGAAATATTATCGCGAAAATGTAAAAGCGTATAAAATCTGGGGACCGGATATGCATTACGGATATTGGGAAAAAGGAGAATTGAATCACCGAAAAGCTACAAGACGGATGAATGAAAAGGTCGTCGAGAAAATTAAAATCACAAAAGACGATTATGTTTTGGACGCCGGTTGCGGTGTCGGCGGAAACGCGGTTTGGCTGGCTCAGACATTCGGTTGTAAAGTTGTCGGTGTGAGTATTGTTCCAGAACAGATAGAGACTGCGAAAATGCGGGCGAAAATGGCGGGAGTGGACAATCTGTGTGAATTTTTAACTATGGATTATATGGATTTACAGTTTCCTAACGAAACGTTTTCGGTCGTTATGGGACTTGAAAGCATTTGTTACGCAGACCCCAAAAGCGAATTTATTAAAGGTGTTTTCAGAGCGCTTAGAGAAAACGGGCGGTTTGGAATGGCGGACGGATTCGCCTGTAAAGAAATTTACTGCGGCAGTGAAAAACGACTTATGGGACGCTGGCTTGACGGCTGGAAAGTAAATTCGCTCGATACTCCAAACCAATGGAAAACAAATGCGATAAATGCGGGTTTTGTTTCGGCAGACTACGATAATGTAACAAAATTCGTTATGCCGTCGTCGAGAATTATGTTTGCTCTTTCAATGGTATCTCTGCCGTTTCATATTCTGGAAAAGTTTGTTGAAATTAGCGATTATCCGTGCGACGCGATGTTTCATCAATATCTGGCGATAAAACGCGGACTTATGGAATACGGAATATTTTGGGCCGGCAAGTAATATTTTCTTAATACGAACTGTACTTAATAAACAGGAAGAAACAAATGACGGCAAACAGAAAATATAAGGATAGCGTATTTACTAAACTGTTCAGC
Encoded here:
- a CDS encoding methyltransferase domain-containing protein is translated as MAWKNKGVWEKDDVVKYYRENVKAYKIWGPDMHYGYWEKGELNHRKATRRMNEKVVEKIKITKDDYVLDAGCGVGGNAVWLAQTFGCKVVGVSIVPEQIETAKMRAKMAGVDNLCEFLTMDYMDLQFPNETFSVVMGLESICYADPKSEFIKGVFRALRENGRFGMADGFACKEIYCGSEKRLMGRWLDGWKVNSLDTPNQWKTNAINAGFVSADYDNVTKFVMPSSRIMFALSMVSLPFHILEKFVEISDYPCDAMFHQYLAIKRGLMEYGIFWAGK